Proteins encoded in a region of the Chelonoidis abingdonii isolate Lonesome George chromosome 2, CheloAbing_2.0, whole genome shotgun sequence genome:
- the LOC142046386 gene encoding zinc finger and SCAN domain-containing protein 29-like — protein MSPRPKRAPAWNTCKLQDLISVWGEEAVQSQLHFSHRNYDTYGQISKSMLERGHERDMVQCRVKVKELRSTYCKAREGNRHSGAAPTTCRFYNELDAILGCDPTVNPRTTMDSSELGEEGEGVEETESEGTGVVGDTPESQEACSQEPFSSQEEASRSQQLELVGEEEAEERVPMS, from the exons ATgtctccacgccccaaacgagccccagcatggaacaCTTGcaagctgcaggacctcatcagtgtttggggtgaggaagctgtgcagtcacagctgcacttcagccatagaaattatgatacctatggccagatatcaaagtccatgctggaaaggggccatgaacgggacatggtgcagtgcagggttaaagtaaaggagctgcggagcaCCTACTGCAAAGCTCGCGAGGGAAACCGccactcaggtgctgcccccacgacctgccgtttttacaacgagctggatgcgatacttgggtgtgaccccactgtcaatccgaggaccacgatggacagttcagagctgggagaggagggagagggtgtagaggaaaccgagagtgagggtactggggtggtgggagacaccccagagtcccaggaagcatgcagccaggagcccttctcaagccaggaggaagctagccggtcgcagcagctggaacttgttggtgaagaagaagcagaggagcgggttccca tgtcctaG